The genomic segment TTTCACTCAGATCATAGACAGAAGCATTTTTGAGGGCTTTAATAAAACGACCCTCAAGAGTGCCTGGCCTACCCATGCATGCCATTTCCGTCCAGCTATGCCATACTATTGCGAATGATCCATCGTTGTTAATTTTATATGTTCCTGAATAATCGTTGCAC from the Candidatus Neomarinimicrobiota bacterium genome contains:
- a CDS encoding META domain-containing protein; protein product: CNDYSGTYKINNDGSFAIVWHSWTEMACMGRPGTLEGRFIKALKNASVYDLSESTLTLYDSDRRYVVKLNHE